The Enterobacter oligotrophicus sequence GGGCCAGCGTAACAACGGCGTGCTGATCTCCAACGGTCAGGGTAAAGCGGTTGCGTTTGCACTGTTCGGTCTGCAGGATCGCGGTAAGCTGTTCCTGGGTCACGGTGCTGAAGTTTACGAAGGCCAGATCATCGGTATTCACAGTCGTTCTAACGACCTGACCGTTAACTGCCTGACCGGTAAGAAACTGACCAACATGCGTGCGTCCGGTACTGACGAAGCCACGGTTCTGGTTCCACCGATCAAGATGACCCTGGAGCAAGCTCTGGAATTCATCGATGACGACGAACTGGTAGAAGTGACTCCTCAGTCAATTCGTATCCGTAAACGTCACCTGACCGAGAACGATCGTAAACGTGCTATGCGCGGTGCGAAAGAAGACTAATACGGTCAATCCGTAGGCCGGGTAAGCGCGAGCGCCACCCGGCAACTAAAAAGCCGCTGAGAGATCAGCGGCTTTTTTATTAGAACGAGTACCGTAACCCCAACCGAATCCGGTACTGCTCCCGGTTGTAATCATTCCATCGGTCCAGCCACTGGAGTTCGAGGTACGGCAGCCAGTTTCTGTCGATCCTGTAGCTGAACTTATTGGTCATTTCCCAGTGATGGTCTTTGCCATTTTTGCTGTGGTAATCGTTCACGCGCTGGAAAAAGTGCGGCTCAAAGGTGTAGAAAAACGCATCCGTAACGTTGAAATTCCAGTAGTTGGCAAACTCGTGCGTGTCGTTCTTATCCATCTGCCCGTTATAGTCCGGCGTGTCGTAATTATTATGGTTATAGCGATAGCGGAACGTCAGATTAAACCAGTCCGTAAATTTATAGTTAGTATCTAAATAAACCGCGCCACCCGATCCGGCGCTGCTGTCGTTAATCAAGCCGCCGGGCTGAAAAGTGAGCTTTTCCGTGGGCTTAAAGAGCGGATACCATCCTTCGATTTCGTTATAGCTGTGCTTAAGTTCGTCCCATTTCCCCACGTTATAGGCATTGGTGAACATCAACCCTGCGCCCATATCGAAGTTATAGCCAGCACGCAGGATTACCTCGTGCAGTTCAGAGGCCGTATTGTATGCTTCGCGGGTTTCGACATACGCCCCGGCAAATACCGGGCAGGACACAGACGACACGATCAGTACAGTGATGATTCTTTTCATAATTTGTCCATGTATCAGGTACAGAAAGGCCACCCTCCTGATTAACAGGAAGGAAATAACGGCCGGATTTATTGTTATAAAGTGACTGCTGACGCTTTATTGTTGGTGGTCATCTCAGGGGTATTCGCGGTTTGTTTTTTCCGTTTTCCAATCTCCTCGATAATAAAGGCGAAGCGTGCTTCGTTGAGTTTATAAAACAGTCCCATCGTGATGGCGGCGATAATCGCCAGGCCGCACGGCCAGAGGAAAATAAGCTGACGCAACCCAAGCAGCGTGCCCGCGCTCTGCACGGCATGGGGAACGTAGCCAATCTGGGTCAGCATAATGCCCGGCAAAAAACCGGCGAGGGCGGCGGAGATTTTGCGCGAGAAGGTGTAGCCGGTATACACCGACCCTTCAGCGCGAATGCCGGTTTTCCACTCGCCGTAATCAACGGTATCCGGCACCAGCGCCCAGTTCAGGCTGTTCACAAACGCCGTACCGAAGAAGGCCATACAGGAAAAGAGCACGAACAGCAGGGAGCTGGTCCCCCAGAGGAAGTTCATCACGTCTCCCACGGCCCACAGCGTCAGCCCGCCGAGATAAACGGGCTTCTTGCCGAAACGCTTGACCGCGCCGGGCACCAGAAACACGCCAATCAGAATGCAGCCCATGCTGAAAAATCCCATCCACGACAGCAAATGCAGATCGTTCAGCACGTACTGGGTGTAATAGACCTGAATTGCCAGTTTGATATTGAACGCGGCGAGGGTACAGAGGTTGGCGATGCACAACACCAGCAACGGCGGATTACGGAAGATGGCGCAAAAGGATTTCAGAATGCCGGGCTTATGATGATCGGGCGTGATCTCCACATAACGCTCTTTCACGCCGCTGTAGCACCACCACATACAAAAAAGCCCGCAAGTGACAAACACCAGCGCGGCCACCAGATAGCCGAGGGACGGCTGGCTGACGAACAGCGCCTGGATGGGCATAAATCCTACCGTACAAAGCAACAGCCCGACCGTTGCGCCCCCCTGACGCCACGCCGCAAGCTGCGCGCGCTCGTTCGGGTTTTTGGTGATGGCCGGGACCATCGCACCGTAGGCGCAATTCATCAGGCTATAGCAGAGGCCAAACATCATAAACAGTACGGTGGCGAGGGCCGTTTTCACCGTCAGGCTAAAGTCGTTGGCCATAAACTGCGCCGTGGCAACCAGCGCCACCGGCACGGAGGCATACAGAATGAACGGCCGGAATTTCCCCCTCGCACCGATATTACGCCGGGAGTCCAACAGCACGCCGGTCAGCATGTCGGTCAACGCGGTAAAAAACTTCGCCACCAGGAAAATAATGCCGCCATAGAACGCGGGCATGCCCAGTTCGTCAGTGTAAAATTTCAGAAGATACAGCGTGCCGATACACAACATCAGGTTAGAGCCAAAATCGCCCATGCCGTAGGCGCACTTCTCGCGTAGGCTCAACTTCAGGGTTAACGGATCAGTATTGTGTGTCATGGTCGATCCTCACAGCGCCCCGCAGGGCGCTCTATCACGTCATTTATGCCGTACGTTTGCGCAATTCAATTTCTTCCACAATGCGCACATACATCTTCTCGTTGAGGTTGTAGAAGCAGCCCATCGCCACGATGGTGATGACCGCCAGCAGGCATGGGTAGATGAAAATCAGCTGCCGCAGCCCTTCAACCGTTCCGGCGGATTGCACCACATTGGGTACATAGCCGATTTGCGTCAGCATCATGCCGGGGAAGAAACCGGCCAGCGCCTGTGACACCTTACGGAAGAAGGTAAAGCCGGTATAAACCGTCCCCTCAGAGCGCACGCCGGTGCGCCATTCGCCGTATTCCACGGTATCGGAGACCAGCGCCCAGTTCAGGCTGTTCACAAACGCGGAGCCAAAGAACGCCAGGCAGGAGAACGCCACGAAGCTCACCGAGCCGCCGCCAAAGAAATAGTTGAGCAGATCGCCTGCCACCCAAATCATTAGCCCGCTGATATAGACCTTCTTCTTACCGAAGCGCCGCACCGCGCCGGGCATCATAAAGACGCCGATAAAAATGCAGCCCATGCTGAAAAATCCCATATACGACAGCAAAATCGGATCGTTCAGTACGTACTGTGTGTAGTAGACCTGGATGGCGAGTTTGACGTTAAAGGCACCGAGTGTGCACAGGTTAGCGATGCAGAGTATAAACAGCGGACGGTTACCGGCGATAGCGCGAAACGACTGCAATAACCCCGGTTTTTGCGCCGAACTGGCAGGGTGCGTCTCGACGTAACGCTCGGTCACGCCTTTGTAGCACCACCACATAAAGAACAGGCCGAACAGCGAGAAGAGGGTCGCGGCAAAGATATAGCCAAGCTGGTCATTGCCCTCTATCAGGTTCATCACCGGCACAAAACCGACGGTACAGAGCAGCAGGCCAAGCGTGGCCCCTCCCTGACGCCAGGCGGCCAGCGACGCGCGTTCGTCCGGGTTTTTGGTAATCGCGGGCACCATTGCGCCGTAGGAGCAGTTCATCATGCTGAAGAACAGGCCGTACAGCATGAACAGCACCGTCGCCATCACCGTTTTACCCGTTACCTCAAACGGCGTACCGACGAAGTTGGCGATTGCCAACAGCGTGACCGGAAATGCTGCATACAGCACGAACGGGCGGAACTTCCCTTTAGGCCCAATCTTGCGCCGGGAGTCGAGCATGATCCCGGTGCCCATATCGGTAAAGGCAGTAAAGAACTTGGCAATCAAAAAGATAATACCGCCATACGTGCCTGGTAAGCCCAGCACGTCGGTATAGAATTTCAGCAGATACAGCGTACCGATATCCAGCAGGATGTTAGAGCCGAGATCGCCCATCCCGTAGGCGAGTTTTTCTTTAAACGGCAGGCGCAGGGTCGCCGGATCAGAAGTATGTTGACTCATTATTATTCTCCGACTGCCCGCAGATTTCCCTGCGGGCAAGCCTTATCAGATATGACGTAAGGTGCCAAACAGGTCTGCCCATTCGCTTTGCTGGCGATAAAAGACCGGTGGTTTGCCGAGTGGAGCGGCAATGGTCACTTCACCGCCCTGGTACGCTTCACCCGTCCAGGCATTGACCCAGTTGTCCTGCGGCAGATACAACGTCCAGTCGCGGCGTCCCTCTTCATGAACAGGCGCGACCAGCAGGTCACGGCCAAACAGATACTGGTATTTCAGCGTGTAGGCGCGCGCGTCGTCTTCATAGTGCAGGAACAGCGGGCGCATCACCGGCAGGCCGCTTTTCGCGTTCTGCGCGACGGCGGCTTTGATATACGGCTTCAGGGTGGTAAAGACGGTGGTCATGCGCGCGAAGTGCGCGATGGTTTCCGCATCGCCGTCGAACTGCCAGTTATCGCCAGGACGGTTCCCTTCGTGGGTACGCATCATCGGCGTAAAGGCGCTGAAATCGCACCAGCGCAGCAGCAGCTCCTTGCTGCGTTTCATCTCGAACAGGGTGGTATAGCCACCAATGTCGCTGTGGTGCAGGCCGTGCCCGGTCATCGCCAGAGACAGCGCTGCTGGCACCACCGATGCCAGGCCGTCGTCCAGGCTCCAGTCAACGTTCTGATCTCCCGCCCACATCATCACCGAGTGCTTCTGGCTGCCGGTATAGCCCGCGCGCATAAAGAACAGGATCTCCCCGAGCTTGCCGGTCTCTTCCAGCGCCTCGTAGTTACATTTCGCCCACAGGGCAGGCCAGGCGTTATGCATGATCTCCGCGCTGACGCCGTTGTGCAGGAAGGTATCGGTCGGCAGATATTCCCCGAAATCGGCCATCCAGCCGCCACATCCCAGCGCGATCAGGTTCTTTTTAATGACCTCTTTGTACCAGTCCCAGGCTTCCGGGTTGGTCAGGTCGATAACGCCCGCGTAGAACTCGCCGAATTCGACGTGGTAGTCCTTGCCGTCGGCGTCTTTGGTCAAATAGCCGCGCTTTGACGCCTCCTCGCACAAATCCTTATCGCTGGCGACATAGGGGTTGATATAGGAGAGGAACTGCACGCCTTCCTCTTTCCACTGCGCAATTCGCTCGTCAAGCTGCGGATAAAGCTCGCTGTTCCACTTCCAGTTCCACATCACGCGTTTGCCGAAGGACGTCATGCGGATGCCGGACCAGTCCTGCGCCCAGATGCCGTTCACCTTCACGCCAGCGTTGCGCATGGTATCCAGCTTTTGCTGGCACACGTCGGTACCGCCCTGAATACCCAACGTCACGCCGTCGTACACCCAGTCCGGCAGTTCGGGTTGACGTCCCAGCAGGCCGGTCAGTTTTTCCAGCAGATCGACATACGTTTCTGCACATTCGAAGCGCAGCGTGGCGTTATTTTCCCAGAACGCCAGTTCGTGGAAGTCCGGCGCGCTGAAGTCGAAATTCATGTAGCAGCTGTTATCGACGTGGCAATAATATTTCTGCGTACTCACGAAGGTAGGTTGCGGGAAGAAGGTCCAGTAGTAGTCGCCGCCCGCATTCTCTTTGCAGTCGGCCTGCCAGGTCACATAAGTCTGCTTATTGCGGCCCACGCCCTGTTCGCTGGTCCACAGCGGGAACGGCTTGCCGCGCAAGTCAAAGTACGAGAACTGCTCGCCGCAGCCGTAAATGTGATCGTCAGGCTGAGCCGCCAGCCGTAACCAGATGCGGTTATGGCTGGTGGCGTCGTTATTGAGCTTCAGCTCCAGCCGGCCTTCGACATCGACACCTACCAGTAGCGTGGCACTCACCGCGTCGCCACGAGTAAAACGGATCGCCCAGCCCGTGTTTTGTTGCGTGACGGTGGCATCCGTCAGCGCAATCTTTTCGTTGAGTTTGTCCTTGATGCTGAAATTACCGCGAAACATCTCGATATCGGCCTCACCTGCGCCGATCCACAGGCAAGGAGACTCAACCGAGTGTGAAAGAATCAGACGGTCCTGCCAGTGCAGGGTGAAACCACTTTCGTTATTTTTCAGGTTAATATTGTGTAGGGTACGCATAAGATCTCCGTCTTTATTATTTGGCCTGGCTGTCCAGTAAACCGGCGGCTACGGCAGGGGCTAAGCCCGGAGCCAGCGGCAGGCGCGGGATCACCAGGCAGTGCAGCAGGTGGTAAATATCCTGCTTGCCGTCCCAGACTTTGGTGGTCACTTCGTTGTTGGTGTCCAGCTCCTGCCACCAGGAACCGTTCTCGTAGTCCATCAGGTACTTGATGCAGTAATCCCACCATTTCTGGTACCAGGCTTCGTACTGCGCCTCGCCGGTGACGGTATAAAGTGCATACGCCGTGCCCATCGCCTCGACGATTGGCCAACGCACGCGTTCACGCACGATAGGCTTGCCGTCCCAGCCAACGGAGTAGACAAAACCATCGGCTCCGTCGGGTGCCCAGGCATCGCGGATGGTGGCGTGGAACAACCCTTTCGCATCTTCCAGCAGCCACTCCGGCGGCGTTTCAAAGCGCGCTTCCAGCGCGGCGCGCAGGTGCAGCATCAGGCGGCCCCACTCAATCCAGTGTCCCGGCGTGCCGCCGTAGGCACGGAAACGGTGAGCAGGGTTATCAATGTTGTAATCGCGGATCGGGTTCCAGTTGGTGTCGAAATGCTCGTTAACGCGGTACTCCCCTTTGCGGGCCACGTCGTGAATAATCACCGAGGCGATGCGCAGGGCGCGGTCGAGCCATTTCCGGTCGTGCGTCACGTCATAGACGATCAGGAAGGCTTCCACGGCGTGCATGTTGGCGTTACCGCCGCGGTAATCTTCGGTTTTGCTGAAGGCCTCATCCCAGGATTCCAGGCACATTTGCTCCTGTTCACTCCAGAAGTAGCGCTCAATCACTTCGATGGCGTCGTCCAGCAACTTACGTGCCTGCGGGTGGCCGGTGGTGACGGCACTCGCCGCGCCCAGCAGGACGAAGAAGTGTTGATATCCCTGCTTGGAAGCATCGATCACGCCTTCGTCATTAACACAGGCGTACCAGCCGCCGTACTGTTTGTCGCGCAGCGAGCCATTCAGGGCATTAATGCCATGCTCCACCAGCGCATACGCGCCGGGACGCCCCATGTTCGCCGCCACCGCGTAAACGTGCAGCATACGGGCGGTGATCCACAGATGCGTACCCATATCGCTGCGAACCTGTCCGTTATTGCCCAGCCAGCCAAAGCCGGTCGGTACGGCGGCGTTTTTACCGAAATCGAGAATGCGATCGGTCTCTTGTTCGAGCCAGCGGTTATGGCTCAGGGTGTTAAACCATTTCATGTTCGGGTCCTTTCTTAGCAGCGAGCCATCATTTCGTCGACGATCTCACCCAGACGCTGCAGTTTCGGTACGGAAATATCGCGGAGCATCAGCTCTGTGTCTGGCAACCCAATCACGGATGACCAGACGGCGCGCCCGGCTAAAAAGCCCGATGCGCCCGCCTGCATCGCCACGCTCACGGCGCGCGGGAATAACTTATCGTCCACGCCGGACGAGAGGATCACCCACGGCATGGCGATGTTCTCGTTCAGCTTCTGCGAGGCGGCGAGCAGCTCCAGCTGTGTGCCTTTGCCGAACAGCGGCATCTCCACTTTGTAGAGATCGGCTCCGCTGTCCCCCAGCTCTTTGGCGGCGTCTATAATGGCCTGTTCGCGGTTAAACGCGGCTCCGCGACGTGGCGGGCGCACCACCGGTTCAATAATGCTGAGCAGCCCGTTGTCATGGCACAGCTGATTAAACGTCTTCACCATCTCCAGACGCTGCTGCGGATCTTCATCGCTACGCCACAGCACCAGCAGCTTCAACGCCTTGCCGCCATCGCGTTTGACCGCCTGAGCATCAACGTTTTTATCAATCACCACGCTGTCGACGGGAATACCGTTCCCCGGTATAAATTCGTCTGCCGCCACAATCATCGCGCAGCTTTTGGCGACGGCCTGTTGCTCCACAATCTGGCGATAGCAAAATTGCTGATCGACGAGGATTGCAGAGGCATACGGCGACAGGATTTTGGCCGCGTTGACCTTAAAATCCGTGAGATGCCGATCGGTAACTGGCACCGGTGCGCCTGCCGCCGCAAACATCAGGCGCATTGCTTCGCGCTGGTCAACGGCCAGCATTGCAAAACCGCCGGAAGGTCGGGTGATATCTTTCAGGGTGTACATCGTCATTCCTCAGTCCTTTCGTATCAGTGTGTTTTTTTCAGCCCGGCGGATGCGCGAACCTGTTCAAGAATGGCTGTCCAGTCTTCGCGCCCGCGCCCGGCGGCGCGTGCCTGGTTATAAA is a genomic window containing:
- the ompL gene encoding porin OmpL, which encodes MKRIITVLIVSSVSCPVFAGAYVETREAYNTASELHEVILRAGYNFDMGAGLMFTNAYNVGKWDELKHSYNEIEGWYPLFKPTEKLTFQPGGLINDSSAGSGGAVYLDTNYKFTDWFNLTFRYRYNHNNYDTPDYNGQMDKNDTHEFANYWNFNVTDAFFYTFEPHFFQRVNDYHSKNGKDHHWEMTNKFSYRIDRNWLPYLELQWLDRWNDYNREQYRIRLGLRYSF
- a CDS encoding MFS transporter, with the protein product MTHNTDPLTLKLSLREKCAYGMGDFGSNLMLCIGTLYLLKFYTDELGMPAFYGGIIFLVAKFFTALTDMLTGVLLDSRRNIGARGKFRPFILYASVPVALVATAQFMANDFSLTVKTALATVLFMMFGLCYSLMNCAYGAMVPAITKNPNERAQLAAWRQGGATVGLLLCTVGFMPIQALFVSQPSLGYLVAALVFVTCGLFCMWWCYSGVKERYVEITPDHHKPGILKSFCAIFRNPPLLVLCIANLCTLAAFNIKLAIQVYYTQYVLNDLHLLSWMGFFSMGCILIGVFLVPGAVKRFGKKPVYLGGLTLWAVGDVMNFLWGTSSLLFVLFSCMAFFGTAFVNSLNWALVPDTVDYGEWKTGIRAEGSVYTGYTFSRKISAALAGFLPGIMLTQIGYVPHAVQSAGTLLGLRQLIFLWPCGLAIIAAITMGLFYKLNEARFAFIIEEIGKRKKQTANTPEMTTNNKASAVTL
- a CDS encoding MFS transporter, which translates into the protein MSQHTSDPATLRLPFKEKLAYGMGDLGSNILLDIGTLYLLKFYTDVLGLPGTYGGIIFLIAKFFTAFTDMGTGIMLDSRRKIGPKGKFRPFVLYAAFPVTLLAIANFVGTPFEVTGKTVMATVLFMLYGLFFSMMNCSYGAMVPAITKNPDERASLAAWRQGGATLGLLLCTVGFVPVMNLIEGNDQLGYIFAATLFSLFGLFFMWWCYKGVTERYVETHPASSAQKPGLLQSFRAIAGNRPLFILCIANLCTLGAFNVKLAIQVYYTQYVLNDPILLSYMGFFSMGCIFIGVFMMPGAVRRFGKKKVYISGLMIWVAGDLLNYFFGGGSVSFVAFSCLAFFGSAFVNSLNWALVSDTVEYGEWRTGVRSEGTVYTGFTFFRKVSQALAGFFPGMMLTQIGYVPNVVQSAGTVEGLRQLIFIYPCLLAVITIVAMGCFYNLNEKMYVRIVEEIELRKRTA
- a CDS encoding alpha-glucosidase; this encodes MRTLHNINLKNNESGFTLHWQDRLILSHSVESPCLWIGAGEADIEMFRGNFSIKDKLNEKIALTDATVTQQNTGWAIRFTRGDAVSATLLVGVDVEGRLELKLNNDATSHNRIWLRLAAQPDDHIYGCGEQFSYFDLRGKPFPLWTSEQGVGRNKQTYVTWQADCKENAGGDYYWTFFPQPTFVSTQKYYCHVDNSCYMNFDFSAPDFHELAFWENNATLRFECAETYVDLLEKLTGLLGRQPELPDWVYDGVTLGIQGGTDVCQQKLDTMRNAGVKVNGIWAQDWSGIRMTSFGKRVMWNWKWNSELYPQLDERIAQWKEEGVQFLSYINPYVASDKDLCEEASKRGYLTKDADGKDYHVEFGEFYAGVIDLTNPEAWDWYKEVIKKNLIALGCGGWMADFGEYLPTDTFLHNGVSAEIMHNAWPALWAKCNYEALEETGKLGEILFFMRAGYTGSQKHSVMMWAGDQNVDWSLDDGLASVVPAALSLAMTGHGLHHSDIGGYTTLFEMKRSKELLLRWCDFSAFTPMMRTHEGNRPGDNWQFDGDAETIAHFARMTTVFTTLKPYIKAAVAQNAKSGLPVMRPLFLHYEDDARAYTLKYQYLFGRDLLVAPVHEEGRRDWTLYLPQDNWVNAWTGEAYQGGEVTIAAPLGKPPVFYRQQSEWADLFGTLRHI
- the yihS gene encoding sulfoquinovose isomerase, with the protein product MKWFNTLSHNRWLEQETDRILDFGKNAAVPTGFGWLGNNGQVRSDMGTHLWITARMLHVYAVAANMGRPGAYALVEHGINALNGSLRDKQYGGWYACVNDEGVIDASKQGYQHFFVLLGAASAVTTGHPQARKLLDDAIEVIERYFWSEQEQMCLESWDEAFSKTEDYRGGNANMHAVEAFLIVYDVTHDRKWLDRALRIASVIIHDVARKGEYRVNEHFDTNWNPIRDYNIDNPAHRFRAYGGTPGHWIEWGRLMLHLRAALEARFETPPEWLLEDAKGLFHATIRDAWAPDGADGFVYSVGWDGKPIVRERVRWPIVEAMGTAYALYTVTGEAQYEAWYQKWWDYCIKYLMDYENGSWWQELDTNNEVTTKVWDGKQDIYHLLHCLVIPRLPLAPGLAPAVAAGLLDSQAK
- the yihT gene encoding sulfofructosephosphate aldolase; translation: MTMYTLKDITRPSGGFAMLAVDQREAMRLMFAAAGAPVPVTDRHLTDFKVNAAKILSPYASAILVDQQFCYRQIVEQQAVAKSCAMIVAADEFIPGNGIPVDSVVIDKNVDAQAVKRDGGKALKLLVLWRSDEDPQQRLEMVKTFNQLCHDNGLLSIIEPVVRPPRRGAAFNREQAIIDAAKELGDSGADLYKVEMPLFGKGTQLELLAASQKLNENIAMPWVILSSGVDDKLFPRAVSVAMQAGASGFLAGRAVWSSVIGLPDTELMLRDISVPKLQRLGEIVDEMMARC